Genomic DNA from Desulfuromonas versatilis:
CTTTGTCGCCATATTCTACCTGGAGGTTCCCTTCCCCATCATCATCCTGGGCGCTGCCCTCATCGGCTGGCTGGGGGGACGGCGACATCCGGAGATCTTTTCGCCGCCGGCCGCTGCAAAAAGTGAGGCCGGAGGGGAGCTTGAGGCTCCGCCCGTCCCCTGGCGACGCTCCCTGCGCCTGCTGGCCGTCTGGCTGCCCCTGTGGTTCGCCCCCTTGGCCCTGCTGGCCCTGCTTTTCGGTCCGGAGCATCTCTTCGTGACCCAGGGGGTCTTTTTCAGCAAGATGGCGGTTGTCACCTTCGGCGGGGCCTATGCCGTCCTTTCCTACGTTGCCCAGCGGGCGGTGGAGGATTACGGCTGGCTGGCGCCCGGGGAGATGCTCGACGGGCTCGGCATGGCCGAGACGACCCCGGGGCCGCTGATCCAGGTCGTCCAGTTCGTCGGTTTCATGGGCGCCTTCCGCCTGGTCGAAGACCTCCCGCCCCTGGCAGCGGGACTGATCGCCTCCGTCGTTGTCACCTGGGTCACCTTCGTGCCCTGCTTTCTGTGGATCTTTCTCGGCGCGCCGTACATCCAGCGCCTCCAGAACAACCAGGCCCTCAACACCGCCCTGTCGGCGGTGACCGCGGCCATCGTCGGCGTGATCCTCAACCTGGCGCTTTGGTTCTGCCTCAACACCCTCTTTGGCAACCTTGCGGAGAGTCACGTCTACGGCCTGCGCCTGCTGCTCCCCGCCTGGAACACCCTCGATCTGCCGGCTTTGCTCATCGCTGCCGTCGCCTTCCTGCTCCTTTTCCGCTTCCGCACCGGACTTATCCCCACCCTCGCCGGGAGCGCCGCAGCGGGGCTTCTCTACCGCATGCTTTTGCATGCTTGAGAGCGATGAAATCCCGCCTTTGTCCATGCGGCCGATCCTCGGGGCCGTGGTCGAGCCAAGGGTTTCGTCAAAAAAAAAACCGCCCGGCCGTTCTCAGAACAGGGAAGGAGACGGAATGACCCTGCCCCCGCACAGCATTCGACATCTCCGCCTGGTCAACTAGAATGAAATAATTCCAACATGGAAAGGAGAACGAACCATGAGATACCTGGTGACCGGAAAAGAAGGACCGGGCTTCGCATCCCCGGAGGAGGCTGCACAGGTCTTGGAGAGGACAATCCTTCCAAGCTTTGATGCGCTGATCAGGCTGGAGGAGCAGAAGAAGATTCTGGCCGGAGGCTTGCCGCTGGGAGATCGGGCTTTCGTGTTCATTGTCGAGGCCGCCTCCAACGAGGAGGTCGATCGCATGCTGCGAACCATCCCCATGTGGGGTGCCCTCAAGTGGTCGGTAACCCCACTGCAGAGCTTCGCTGGCCGAGCGGGTCAGGAAAGGGAGATTGTCGAGCAGATCAAGAAGAGCCTGCACTGAGCGCGGCTGGTTTTGCCGGCATACTGATGGGCCCTGCCCAAAGGAGAATGCCCCACCCATGATTCCCATAGGCCAGGCAAGCCTTCGGAATTGATGATTTTCCTCTTTGAGGGGTTGATTCAAGCCAAGGGAAACGGCGCGGGATTGACTCATCTGCTAGCAGGTGCTAGCATTCAGAAAAAGACGAAAATGGGAGAGAGTCATGACCCGACAGCTCAACTTAAGAGTGGATGATGAATTCGCCGAACGGCTGGAGAGGCTTTCGCGCAGAATGGGGCGGTCGATGGCGGCTGTACTCGAGGCGATTGGCAGTCCGGCGATTGAAGCGGCCGAGGCTGACATCCAATTCGAGGCGGAGGCGCTGGCAGCTTGGGAAGAATATGAGCTTACCGGAACTCATGTGCCGGCCGAAGAGGTGGATACCCTGTTCGACGCGGCCCTCGATCGTGCCAGGGCAGTCGCGGAGAAGCAAAGAGGATGACTCGCAGGGTGGTCGCTACGCCTCTGTTTGTTCGCCGCTTGAAGGATTTTCTCGATGAGTATGCGGAACTCGGGGCCATTCGCTTCGTTGAGCGCTTGCAGGCAAGTTACCGGACGATGGTGGAAAATATTTCCAACCACGAAGAGATCGCGCCCGCACGCAGAAGGTCGGTCGGGGGAAAGAAAATAACCGTCAGGGAATATGTGTTGGATGCCGGCGCCCGGGATTTTCTCGTTCTATATTGGGTGCCGCCTGAGCCCCTGGAGCCAGTGGTGCTTTTGAATATCAGAATTGGTGGCCAAAACCGGTTTCGTTGGAAAGAGGAGACCAACCAAGCCACCGATCCGGGATAGAAAGGATGATCTCCCTCAAGGTGCCGCCGGAAAGGGGTTGAACCTGCGAATACAGTAAGCGAAAAGGAGGACCGGTCAGCCGGTCCTCCTTTTTGTTTACCTGCCTTCTATAACCGCCCGATTTTCAGAGCCCGCCGAGCAGCCGGTGGAAGACCCCCGGAGCCACCATGAAGAGCATCAGCACGGCGCTGCCGAGGAGCATGCCGCCGAAGGCCCAGCGGGCGGCGGGGAGCGCCGGGCGCGCCGGGCGCGCCGGGGCCGTAGCGGGCCGGAACAGGCGGTAGACGATCCCCAGGTAGTAGACCACGCCGAGATAGCTGCCGGCGAAGGCCAGCACCGCCGGGACCAGGTGCCCGGAGGCGATCACCGACTTGAAGATGAAGAACTTGGCCAGAAAGCCGGGCAGCGGCGGGATCCCCGCCAGGGAGAGCACCGAAACCGCCAGCAGCAGGGCCGGCAGGGGCCGGGCGGCGAAGGCGCCGTCGAGGACTTCCAACTCGTCCGCCTCCCCCTGGGCGAGCAGGCCGAAGCAGGTGCAGGCGACGATGGTGGTGACGGCGTAGACCGCCACGTAGTAGAGCAGCGCCTCGACCCGTCCGCCGCCGGCATCGGCCAGGGCGAAGATCATGTAACCGCCGTGGGCGATGGAGGAATAGGCCAGCAGCCGCCGGAAGGCGCCCTGGCGGATGGCGGTGACGTTGCCGTAGAAGATGGAGAGGACCGCCAGGACGATGATGGCCCCATCCAACTCGCTGGGCAGGGGCGCCTCGCCGAGGATGCGCACCAGAGCCAGCACCACCGCCCCCTTGACGATGGAGGCGAGCAGCGCGGTGACCGGCAGCCTTGCTCCGGCGTAGGCGTCGGGGGCCCAGCCGTGGAAGGGGAAGACCGCCGCCTTGAGGAAGAAGCCGCTCAGCACCAGGGCGCAAGCGGCCAGGCCCAGCGGGCCGTCGGCCGTCGCGGCGACGAAATCGCCGATGGCCAGGGTGCCGCAGCTGCCGTAGCCCAGGGAGAGGCCGAAGAGGATCAGGCCGCTGGCCACCGCGGAGAGCAGCAGGTACTTGAAGGCCCCCTCGCTGGCGCTGGAGAGCCCGCAGCGGTGCACCATCAGGGCGAAGGCCGGCAGCGAAAGCAGTTCGATCCCCAGGAACAGAGAGATGAACCCGGCGCTGTCGAGCATGACCAGGGCGCCCAGCAGCGAGGCACCGAGCAGCAGCCGCGACTTGATGCCTGCGTCGCTGCTCAGGCAGCAGACCCCGTAGATGCAACCACAGCCGAGAATCACCAGGCGGCCGAGCAGGGCGAAGCGGTCGATGACGATCTCGCCGGGCACCGGCGCCGCGCCGTACCCCTGCGCAAGCTGCAGCAGCAGCACGGCGCAACCGGCCCCGGCGACCAGGGTAAAGAGCGGGCCGGCCAGGCGCGCGCCGCGGCCGAGGATTTCGCAGAGCATCAAGGTCACCAGCAGCGCCAGCAGCAGCTGTTCGGGCAGCAGGGCGTAGAAGAAATCAGCGGGCATGGGATTCTCCGTTGTCTTGCCGGGGGAAGGACATCCCCAGGATGGCGGCCAGCTGTTCCAGTCCCCCTTTGGCAAAGGGGGATTGAGGGGGATTTGCCTCGGCGGGGCGCAGCGAAATCCCCCCTGGCCCCCCTTTTTCAAAGGGGGGGACGGCGGCCCGGGCGGTCACCGCGGCCACGTCCGGCTGCACCCGGGCCATGAAGGGGGCCGGGGCGATGCCGATCGCGAGGATCAGCAGCAGCAGCGGGAGGAAGGCCAGCGCCTCGCGTCCACCCAGGTCGGGGAGGGCGCTCCCCTCGGGCGCCTGGCCGAACAACAGGGTGCGGGCGAAACGCAGCATGTAGCCGGCGCCCAGCACCATCCCCGAGCAGGCGAGGATCACCGCCGCCAGCGGCAACACGCCAAGCTCGGCTTTCCAGCCGGCCAGGGCCTGCTGGAAAGCGCCGAAGAGGATCATGAATTCCCCGGTGAAACCGCTGGTCAGGGGCAGGGCCACCGAGGTCAGCACGAAGAGCATCAGCACCACCGCCAGGCGCGGGGCGAGGGTGGCCAGGGCGGTGAGTTGCCGGTAGGCGGCGCCCCGCCGCTGCTCGAGCAGTCCCAGCGCCAGGAACAGTCCGGCGACCGCCAGGCCGTGGCTGAAGGTCTGGAGCAGGGCGCCGTGCAGGGCGCTCTGCTGAAAGCTGAAGATCCCCAGCACGATGTAGCCCATGTGACTGAGCGACGAGTAGGCCACCAGCAGCTTGAAATCCGCCTGGCGCAGCGCCAGCACCGCGCCGTAGAGGATGCTGAACACCGCCAGCGCGATCAGCCAGGGGGCCAGGGCCGCGGCCGCCTGGGGGCAGAGGGGGATGGCCAGCTTGAGCAGGGCGAAGGCCCCCATCTTGGAGAGGGCCCCGGCCATCAGCGCGGTGCCGGCCGGCGGCGCTTCGGCGTAGGTCAGCGGCAGCCAGGAATGGAAGGGAACCAGCGGGCATTTGATGGCGCAGGCCAGGACGATGGCGGCGAAGACGAAGAGCTGCGTCCCCCAGCCAAGCTGCAGGTCGAGCAGGGTTGCCAGCTCGAAGGACCAGCTGCCGGTCTGCTGCCAGCACTGCACCCCGAGCAGGATCACCGCCGCCAGCAGCAGCACCGAGCCGGCCAGGGTGTAGAGGAAAAAGGCCTGGGCGGCTTCGCGGCTTTTGGCCCCGCCGAAGACCAGGATCAGCACGAACATGGGGATCAGCACCGCCTCCCAGCAGACGAAGAAGAACATCAGGTTCTGCGAGAGAAAGGTCCCGAGCAGCCCGGCCTCGAGCAGCAGCAGCAGGGCCAGAAACAGCGGGCGGCGCGCCTCGGCGCTGGGCCAGGCGCAACCCAGCGCCACCGGGAAGAGCAACGCGGTCAGCAGCAGCAGATAGAGGTTGAGCCCGTCCACCGCCAGGTGCAGGTGGACGCCGAGTTCGGCGATCCAGGGGAGGTTGAGGTCGAAGGCGCCGCTGCGGGCGGCGGCGTAGCCGACGAAGATATGGGCTGCCAGGGCCAACACCGCGAGCATCGTCACTAGCGCAGCAGCGCGGGCCATCCCGGCAGAGCGGGCCCCCAGTACCGATACCAGCAGCGCCCCGGCCAGCGGCAGCAGGCAGATCAGCAGCAGCAGCGTCGCATCAAACATGGGCCACCCCCCACCAGAGAACCAGGGCCAGGCCGACGAAGACATAGAAGACGTAGGCCTTGACGTTGCCCGACTGCAGCCGGGAGAAGAGCCGCGAGGCGCCCCTCACCCCGCCGGCGGGCTTGTTGAGAATGCTCTCGTTCAAGGGGATCTCCACCCGTCGGGCGAGCAACCCCTCGGAGAACCAATCGAGGCAGCGCACCACCACCTGCTGGTAGAGAGCGTCGAAGAAGTAGCCGCGGCTCACCAGGGTATAGGCGTAGCCGGCCCGCTGCCGGGTCCGCAGCGCCCATTCGGGGCGGCGCAGGAAGAACAGCCAGGCGAGCAGGATGCCGCCGAGGGCGACGGCCACCGAGACCAGCATCAGCAGCAACTCCAGGTGGTGGTCGGCGAGCGCCCCCTCCCCTGCCCCGCCGAGCACCGGGGCGAGAAAGTCGTAGAACGGGGCCGAGACCCCCAGCCACTGCCGCCAGAGCCCGGGCAGACCGATCAGCCCCGCCGCCAGCGAGGCGCCGGCGAGCAGCACCAGGACGACGGCCATGGCCGGCGGCGCCTCGTGAATCTTCTTGAGCTGCTGCTCTGCCAGGTTGCAGGGCCCGAAAAAGGTCAGGAAGATGGCGCGAAACATATAGAAGGCGGTCAGGCCGGCGGTCAGCGCCCCCACCAGCCACAGGGCCGGAGAACCGCCGGGGGCGGCCCAGGCGTTCCAGAGGATCTCGTCCTTGGAGAAGAACCCGGCCAGCGGCGGCACGCCGCACAGCGCCAGGCTCGCCACCAAAAAGGTGGCGAAGGTCAGGGGGATCTTCCTCGCCAGGGCCCCCATGCGGCGCATATCCTCCTCGCCGTGCAGGGCGTGGATCACCGAGCCTGCGCCGAGGAACAGGCAGGCCTTGAAAAAGGCGTGAGTGGTCAGGTGGAAAAAGGCCACGTTGAAGGCCCCCAGGCCGCAGGCCATGAACATATAGCCGATCTGGCTCATGGTCGAGTAGGCCAGCACCTTTTTCAGGTTGAACTGGGTCAGCCCCATGCTGGCGCCGATCAGGGCGGTCGCCGCCCCGCCCCAGGCGACCAGGGTCATGACTTCGGGAGCCTGCAGGAAGACGCCGGAGAGCCGCGCGAGCAGGTAGACCCCGGCGGTGACCATGGTGGCGGCGTGAATCAGGGCCGAGACCGGGGTCGGGCCGGCCATGGCGTCGGGGAGCCAGACGTGCAGCGGCAGCTGCGCCGACTTGCCGCAGGCGCCGATCAGCAGCAGCAGGGCGATGAGGTTGGTCATCCCCGGGGTCGGCGCGCCGGCGGCGAAGGTGGCGGCGATCCCCTGGAAGTCGAGGGTGCCGCAATGGAAAAAGAGCAGGAACGCCGCGAGGATGAAGGCGGTGTCGCCGACCCGGTTGACGACGAAGGCCTTGATCCCGGCAGCGGTCTTCTCGGGGTCCTTAAACCAAAAGCCGATCAGCAGGTAGGAGGCGATCCCCACCCCCTCCCAGCCGGCGAACAGCACCAGCAGGTTCTTGCCGAGCACCAGCAGCAGCATGAAGAACAGAAACAGGTTGAGGTAGGCGAAGTAGCGGGCGAAGCTCTCGTCCTCGGCCATGTAAGCCACCGAGTAGAGGTGGATCAGCGTCCCCACTCCGGTCACCAGCAGGCACATGACCGCGGCCATCGGGTCGAACCAGAGGGCCGCGTCGACCTGGAACCCCTCCAGGGCCGCCCAGGCGAACAGGGTGACCTCGACGGGCGCGCCGCCGTCAGCCAGCCATCGGAACAGGCCAAAGCTCAGGGCGAAGGCCGCCGCCGGCAGGGCACAGGCGATCAGGGCGACCAGTCTGCGGGGGAGCCGGGCACCGAACAGGCCGTTGACCAGAAAGCCCAGCAGCGGCAGCAGCGGGATGAGCGTCAATTGGTTCATGGGCTACCCTTTCAGGCCCTGGTGGGCACCCAGGTCGAGGGACCCGTGGCGCTTGACCAGCAGCACGACGATGGCCATGGCCAGGGCGATCTCGCAGGAGGCGGCCACGTAGATGAAAAAGGTCATGGCGACCCCGGGCAGGCTCTGGCCGCGCACCGCAAAGGTTACGAAGCTCAGCACCACGGCGTTGAGCATGATCTCCAGGCACATCATGACCACCAGCAGGTTGCGGCGGATCACCACCCCGAGCAGCCCCAGGGAGAAGAGCAGCGCCGCCAGGGCGACGAGAAACTGGTACCTATCCATCGCGTCCCTCCTTGAGCGCCGTCCAGGCGGCGAGAATCCCCACCAGCAGCAGCACGGTGGCCAGTTCGAAGTGGAACCAGTAGTGTTTCATGAACGCCAGGGAGAAGCTGGCGAAGGTGAAGGGATCGGCCACCGCCGCGCCCTGCGGGACCGCGGGGAGGGTGCCGAGCAGCTTCCAGAAGGCCGCCGCCACCAGGGCCGCCGTCGCCAGCGCCGGAGCCGCCAGCCGGGAATAAGGGTGGCGGAAAGAGCTGTCGCGCTCGTCGAGCAGCATGATGGTATAGACCATGAAGACCATCACCGCGCCGACGTAGATCAACACCTGGAACACCGCCACCACGTGGGCCCCGAGACAGGCGTAGATGGCCGCCAGGCTGATCATCAGGCTGACCAGGGCCAGCGCCGCGCGCATCGGCTGGCGCAGCAGGATCACCAGCACCGCAAAGAGCACCGCCAGCAGGCTGAAAAAACCGATCAGGATGCCGCTCACGGGTGCACCTCCTCGCGCCCCGCCGCCGGGGCGGGATATTTTTTCGCCGGGTCGCCCGCCGGCTGCCAGCCAAGCAGCAGGTCCTGGGTGGCCCACATATTTTCCCGGTCGAAGCCGGGGAAGTCGGGGACCTCCTTGGCCATGCGGATGGCGTCCTCGGGGCAGGCCTCGACGCAGAAGCCGCAGAAGATGCAGCGCGAGTAGTCGATCTCGAAGCGTTCGGGGGCCTTGGGGTGGGTCGGGTGCTCGAGGTCGGCCCTGGAGAGGATCTCGATGGCGTAGGCCGGGCAGATGGTCGCGCACATGTTGCAGGAGACGCACTGCACCTCGCCCCCATCGCGCCGGGTCAGCACGTGGCGGCCGCGGTTGACCGGGGAGTAGTCGGCGCGGGTCTCCTCGGGGTAGTAGGCGGTCAGCGCCCCCTTGCGGAAGGTCAGCCACTTCCACAGGTTGCCGAAAAAGACCCCGCCGGTGATGCTGAGGCCGCGCACCACCTCGGGGAGGTAGAGGCGCTCCCAGAGGCCGAGGGTCGGTTTGTTCCAGTAGTCCTTCTTCATCCTAACCTCTCAGAACCAGCCAGCGCACCACCACCGTCGCCACCAGGTTCAGCGCCGCCAGCGGCATCAGGAACTTCCAGCCGAAATCCATCAGCTGATCGTAACGGAAACGCGGCAGCGACCAGCGGATCTGGATCATGAAGCAGCCGGCGAGAAAAATCTTCACCACGAAGGTGACCACCTGCAGCAGCACCACCGCCAGGTGGGGCAGCTGCCAGCTCACCCCGAAGGGGAAGACGAAGCCGCCGTCGCCCAGGTACGGCAGGTTGTAGCCGCCGAGAAACAGGGTCACCAGCAGCGCCGAGGCGACCACGATCTCGATGAACTCGCTGAGCATGAACAGCCCCATCTTCATGGCGCCGTACTCGGTGAAATAGCCCGAGACCAGCTCCGACTCGCACTCGGGCAGGTCGAAGGGGACCCGCTTGTTCTCGGCGATGGCCGCGGTGAGAAACAGCACGAAGGCTAGCGGCTGCAGGCAGATGCCCCAGGCCGGCAGGGCGCCGAAGAGCAGCTGCGACTGCCCCCGCACCATGGCCCCCAGGTCGAGGGTGCCGTAGCTGACCACCAGACTCAGCAGCGCCAGCCCCATGGTCACCTCGTAGGAGATCATCTGCGAGGCGGCGCGGGCCGAGCCGAGCAGGGAGAACTTGTTGTTCGACGACCAGCCGGCGAGCATGGTGCCGAGGATGCCGATCCCCGAGATGGCGAGCACCACCAGGATGCCGGCGTCGAGGTGGGCCACCTGCATGCTGTAGCTGCGCGCGCCGAAGAACTCGCGTAGCGCCGCGCCCAGCGCCGGGAAGAGCGGATCGAGCAGCTCCCCGGGGATCAGGGTGCCGCCGAAGGGGACCACGGCGAAGACCAGCAGCACCGGGACCGCCGCCAGCCAGGGGGCGAGGTTGTAGCAGAAGCGGTCGTAGGTGTTGGGGGTGAAGTCCTCCTTGAGCAGCATCTTGGCGCCGTCGGCCAGGCCGTGGAACAGCCCCCAGGCCACCAGCTTGATGTTGGTGAAGGGGATGCGGAGGTAGGCGCGGTTGGCGCCGATGCGGTCGGCCATGATCGCCGACTGCTTGCGCTCCACCCAGGTGAACAGGGTCGCCATCCCCAGCATCAGGCCGATGGCGAACCCCATGTAGAGCAGGTAGATGACCAGGTCCTGGATCATGCGCCGAGCCTCCCGAAGATGTCGCCGGCGTGCTGCGCCGACGCGGGCTTGTCGAAGACCTTCTCGAAGCGGTTGACGATCCCGTCGCAGTTGGTGTAGCTGCCGTCGCGCTCGAAGGGGGTGGAGAGGGGAATGAACAGCTCGGCCTCGGCCTCGCGCCCCGAAGCGAAGGCCGCGAGGTGAATCACCCGGGGATCGCCATAGGGGGCGTAGTCGACGCACTCGCCCCAGACCAGCACCAGGTCGTGGCCGGCGTCGGCCGTCCAGGGGCGCTCGCCGAACAGCTCGGCCACGCCGCGGCTGTTGGGGTTTTTGTCGGCCCGGATCAGCCAGCCGTCCTCCAGCACCTCCCCGAGCGCCGGCTGGCAGTCGCGCCGGGTATAGACGCTCAGCCGCTCGCCGAAAGCCGCCTGGAAGGCCGCCAGCTCTTCGTTGGAGGCCTGGGCGGAAACCAGCGCGGCGGGCTTTTTCGCCTCGCTCAGCAGCTGCCGCCCCAGGGCCAGCGCCTCCTCGACGGCGACCTCGCGGCCACGGACCTGCGGGCTCGACAGCCGCGGCCGGGCCATGGCCTTGTGCAGATCGTAGCCCTTGTTGCAGAGGAAGCGGCCGTTGATCTCGGGGTTCTCGAAAGGGGTGATGCGGTAGGCGCTGTGGTTGAGGCCCTGGTCGAGGGAGCGCACCTGCCAGTGGCGGTTGCGGCGCCAGACGTTGACGCTGCAGCAGCGGGCGCAGCCGCTGCAGACCGAGCGCACCGCCTCCAGGTACCAGACCCGGCTCTTGTAGAGAAAGTCGCGGGAGAGCAGCGCCCCTACCGGGCAGAGCCCGACGATGTTGTCGCCGTAAGGGTCGTCGAAGGGCTGCTGTTCCAGGGTCTGCACCCGGGCGTGGTTGCCGCGCTCGGCGATGCCGAGCTGGTTCGAACCGGAGAGCTCCTGGGTGAAGCGCACGCAGCGGCTGCAGAGGATGCAGCGCTCGCTGTCGAGCAGGATGCGTTCGCCCAGCTCGTAGAACTTGGGCTTGCAGCTGCGCGGCTCCTCGGCGAGGGGTTCGGCCTCGCCGAAGCGGACCTGGTAGTCCTGCAGCCGGCACTCGCCCGCCTTGTCGCAGATGCCGCACTCCCCCGGGTGGTTGATGGCGATGAACTGCAGCACCGCCGCGCGCGCCGCGCGCACCTCCTCGGTGTCGGTCTCCACCACCATCCCCGGAGCCACCGCCTGGTTGCAGGAGGGGACCAGCTTGGGTCGGCCGTCCACCTTGACCAGGCAGATACGGCAATTGCCGGCCACGGAGAGGCAGGGGTGGTAGCAGAAGTGGGGAATCTCGATGCCGCTGCGCAGCGCGGCCTGCAGGACCGTCTCCCCTTCCTGCGCCGCGATGGTCTGGTTGTCGATCTTCAGTTCGATCATGGGTCCTTCAATCGGGAAAATACTTGAAAATTCTTAAAAATACTTTCTCACCACGAAGGGCACGAAGAACACGAAGAGAACCAAAAACCGAATTTTTTCCTTCGTGTCCTTCGTGTTCTTCGTGGTGAAGCCGGATTTTGCGGTTTCAAACCTCCAACCGCCCCCCGAACATGGAGCGGCCGGTGTCGACGAAATACGCGAATTCGTCGCGGAACTTCTTCAGGAAGCTGACCACCGGCATGGAGGCGGCGTCGCCCAGGGCGCACACCGTGTTCCCCATGATCCCCTTGGTCGCCTGTTCGAGGCGCTCCAGGTCTCCCTGGTGGCCCCTGCCCGCGGCGATGCGGGCGATGATCTTGTCCATCAGCGCCGAGCCCTCGCGGCAGGGGGTGCACTGGCCGCAGGACTCGTGACGGTAGAAGCGGGTCAAGACCTGCAGCAGGCGCACCATGCAGGTCCCCTCGGCGATGACGATGATCCCCCCCGAGCCGAGCATGCTGCCGGCCTGCTGCACCGATTCGGCGTCGAGGGTGACGGCGTCGATCTCCTCGGTGCGCAGGATCGGGGTGGAGGAGCCGCCGGGGATCACCGCCTTGAGCGCCTTGCCGCCGCGGATGCCGCCGGCGTCGCCGAAGATCATCCTGCTCAGCGGGTAGCCCGTCGCCCGCTCGTAGAGCCCGGGCTTGTTGACGTGACCGGAGATGCCGAACAGGCGCGTGCCGCTGTTCTTCTCGGTGCCGATGGCGGCGTAGGCGGCGCCGCCGTGGGCGACGATCCAGGGGACGGTGGCCAGTGTCTCGACGTTGTTGATCACCGTGGGCGCCTGGTAGAGGCCCTTGACCGCCGGGAAGGGGGGTTTGTTGCGGGGATAGGCCTTGAACCCCTCGAGGGAGGTGAGCAGGCTCGACTCCTCGCCGCAGACGTAGGCGCCGGCGCCGCGGTGGACGATGATGTCGCAGGAGAAGTCGCTGCCGAGGATCTTCTCGCCGACCAGCCCGGCCGCCCGGGCCTCTTCGAGCGCCTCGCGCAGCCGGCGCAGCGGCAGGTCGAACTCGCCGCGGATGTAGATGAAGGCGTGGCGTACCCGCAGGGCGTAGGCGGCCAGCAGCATCCCCTCGATGAGCTGGTGGGAGGCGTGCTCGAAGATCCAGCGGTCCTTGAAGGTCCCCGGCTCCCCCTCGTCGGCGTTGCAGCAGAGGTAGACGGTGGGGCTCTGCTTGTCGACGAAGGACCACTTCATCCCCGTGGGGAAGCCCGCCCCGCCGCGGCCGCGCAGCCCCGAGGCCTTGACCTCGGCCTCGATGTCCGCCGGTTGCAGCCCGCCCAGGGCCTTTTCCAGGGCCCGGTAGCCGCCCCTGGCGCGGTAGGCGGCCAGGGTGTGGGAGTCGGCCGTCACGGGGAAGTTGAAGAAAATGCGCGGTTCGCTCATGACAGCTCCTGCAGGATCCGGTCGACCTCGGCCAGGGTCAGCCGCTCGTGGTAGGTATCGCCCACCTGCATGACCGGCGCGGTGCCGCAGGAGGCCAGGCATTCCACCTCGAGCAGGGTGAAGCGGCCGTCGGCGGTGGTCTGCCCGGCCTTGATCCCCAGCTTCTTCTCGAGGTGGCCCAGCAGCCGCTCGGCGCCGCTCAGCGAGCAGGCGATGTTGCGGCAGACCTTGACCACATGCTTGCCCACCGGCGCGCGGTAGAGCATGGAGTACCAGCTGAGCGCCTCCTTGACCTGCATGGCCGGCACCCCGAGGTATTCGGCGATGAACAGGGCGTCGCCTTCGCTCAGGTGCCCCTTCTCCTCCTGCATCAGCTGCAGCAGCGGCAGCACCAGCGAGGAGCTCATCTGCGGCGGATAGGTGCGGCGCAGGCGGTCGAATTTTTCGATCATGCAGTTCATCGGTCGCACTCCCCGCCGATCATGTTCATCGAGCCGAAGGTGGCGATGATGTCGGCCAGTTGATACCCTTCGAGCAGCGTGTGCATCCCCCCCATGTGGGCGAAGCTCGGCGAGCGCACGTGCAGCCGGTGGGGACGTCCGCCGCCGTCGCTGACCAGGTAGAAGCCGAGCTCGCCGTTGGGCGCCTCGTGGGCGCGGTAGACCTCGCCGGCGGGAACCTGGATGCCGTCGATGACCAGCTTGAAGTGGTTGATCACCGCCTGGGTGCGGGTGTAGACGTGGGCCTTTTCAGGAAAACTCACCCGCGGATCGGCGACGCTGACCGGGCCGCCGGGCAGGCGCTTGACACACTGACGGATCATCGAGACCGACTCGTCCATCTCGCGCATGCGCACGTAGTAGCGGTCGTAGTTGTCCCCCTGGATGCCGACGGGGACTTCGAAGTCCAGTTCGCCGTAGGCCAGGTAGGGGCTGTCCTTGCGCAGGTCGACGGGCAGCCCGGTGGAGCGCAGGATCGGCCCGGTGTAGCCCCAGTTCAGGGCGTGCTCGGGGGTCATGGCGCCCACGCCCCGGGTGCGGTCGATGAAGATTCGGTTGCGGTCGAGCAGACCGTGGATGCGCTCGATGTAGCGCTCGTAGAGCTGCAGGATCTCCTCGAGCCGCTCCAGCCACCCCTCGGGCAGATCGCGGGCCAGCCCGCCGATGCGCACGTAGGAGTAGGTCAGGCGCGCCCCGGTGAGGTGGTTGAGATGCTCGAAGATG
This window encodes:
- a CDS encoding 2Fe-2S iron-sulfur cluster-binding protein, encoding MIELKIDNQTIAAQEGETVLQAALRSGIEIPHFCYHPCLSVAGNCRICLVKVDGRPKLVPSCNQAVAPGMVVETDTEEVRAARAAVLQFIAINHPGECGICDKAGECRLQDYQVRFGEAEPLAEEPRSCKPKFYELGERILLDSERCILCSRCVRFTQELSGSNQLGIAERGNHARVQTLEQQPFDDPYGDNIVGLCPVGALLSRDFLYKSRVWYLEAVRSVCSGCARCCSVNVWRRNRHWQVRSLDQGLNHSAYRITPFENPEINGRFLCNKGYDLHKAMARPRLSSPQVRGREVAVEEALALGRQLLSEAKKPAALVSAQASNEELAAFQAAFGERLSVYTRRDCQPALGEVLEDGWLIRADKNPNSRGVAELFGERPWTADAGHDLVLVWGECVDYAPYGDPRVIHLAAFASGREAEAELFIPLSTPFERDGSYTNCDGIVNRFEKVFDKPASAQHAGDIFGRLGA
- the nuoF gene encoding NADH-quinone oxidoreductase subunit NuoF → MSEPRIFFNFPVTADSHTLAAYRARGGYRALEKALGGLQPADIEAEVKASGLRGRGGAGFPTGMKWSFVDKQSPTVYLCCNADEGEPGTFKDRWIFEHASHQLIEGMLLAAYALRVRHAFIYIRGEFDLPLRRLREALEEARAAGLVGEKILGSDFSCDIIVHRGAGAYVCGEESSLLTSLEGFKAYPRNKPPFPAVKGLYQAPTVINNVETLATVPWIVAHGGAAYAAIGTEKNSGTRLFGISGHVNKPGLYERATGYPLSRMIFGDAGGIRGGKALKAVIPGGSSTPILRTEEIDAVTLDAESVQQAGSMLGSGGIIVIAEGTCMVRLLQVLTRFYRHESCGQCTPCREGSALMDKIIARIAAGRGHQGDLERLEQATKGIMGNTVCALGDAASMPVVSFLKKFRDEFAYFVDTGRSMFGGRLEV
- a CDS encoding NADH-quinone oxidoreductase subunit NuoE family protein; amino-acid sequence: MNCMIEKFDRLRRTYPPQMSSSLVLPLLQLMQEEKGHLSEGDALFIAEYLGVPAMQVKEALSWYSMLYRAPVGKHVVKVCRNIACSLSGAERLLGHLEKKLGIKAGQTTADGRFTLLEVECLASCGTAPVMQVGDTYHERLTLAEVDRILQELS
- the nuoD gene encoding NADH dehydrogenase (quinone) subunit D, with translation MEIKSPVRSPLEQTADPNSVVVNLGPSHPATHGTIQVIAELDGETVKKADVHCGYLHRGFEKEAEHHHYHKIIPYTDRLNYCSALNNNFAYAEAVETLLGLELTPRCLWLRTLLSEYNRLVDHITCVAATVMELGAMTAFLYLMTVRDYIFEHLNHLTGARLTYSYVRIGGLARDLPEGWLERLEEILQLYERYIERIHGLLDRNRIFIDRTRGVGAMTPEHALNWGYTGPILRSTGLPVDLRKDSPYLAYGELDFEVPVGIQGDNYDRYYVRMREMDESVSMIRQCVKRLPGGPVSVADPRVSFPEKAHVYTRTQAVINHFKLVIDGIQVPAGEVYRAHEAPNGELGFYLVSDGGGRPHRLHVRSPSFAHMGGMHTLLEGYQLADIIATFGSMNMIGGECDR